Proteins from a genomic interval of Xiphophorus maculatus strain JP 163 A chromosome 7, X_maculatus-5.0-male, whole genome shotgun sequence:
- the LOC102235549 gene encoding filamin A-interacting protein 1-like, with protein MTVPSLLTEVEVLRKRVVEMEGKDEELIRMADQCRDLDRRLTNETRHCRGLKFEVDKLNGRICEMERMEEALGKSKQDCSILKSNLEKEREYSKMMSGELDALRIRVRELEAVEGRLESSEMIVRQDLGKLRALTAALVEDRKSMAEKLRQAEEKVSKKESKKNEQGNLAMMTERLREERQLALRSKADLEEKIKDIMKEKDELRDSLKTEEEKNRELQSKITTMKKKLSLFENRREKAEKYTSNTTHLCQTEDNKVKELTKELDELQKRLQNKEVLETELLKVEEDLEALERRLNDERRRSQVLTEELEEAKKELSSYKHGEKEEVNKEHLLLCHLQKEQVKSRLLTREMDTLKEKLQQLMRTEESICKVQMDQSTLQKKLSQQEAKNKELAQQMEKLTRELNGYRQMKNWTPGTNNHFSDLHQTTKEVQTDSGENLISTRNMHIERLSEVNTDKHLNPNTEVTNRESTLVSSINNFNTANNSMNSHAEVDMQQTVNGEVMMLTHTPGQPLQIKVTPHHMISTATLEITSPSGDTSTATIPTSGASPKQRITIIQSSSSPVANPKSPSSSPDRTLSPVNGTPISRVLSPKSSRSATPDNNSPIQIVTVRTCSPEPTEAANPAVFCKTPERSNSWQRQMSNSSDTSPNIITTEDSKIHIHLGSPYIHPLNGMGQSIPPPVGPYYLRHEQRTQVIANGCHVKGVGKITSSITISPANAHASHSNITVSGLYD; from the coding sequence ATGACGGTCCCAAGCCTGTTAACAGAGGTGGAGGTGCTGAGGAAAAGGGTGGTGGAAATGGAAGGGAAGGACGAGGAGCTGATACGGATGGCAGACCAGTGTCGAGACCTTGACCGCAGACTAACAAACGAGACCAGGCACTGTCGTGGCTTAAAGTTTGAGGTGGATAAGCTCAACGGCAGAATCTGTGAAATGGAGAGGATGGAGGAAGCTTTGGGCAAAAGCAAACAGGACTGTAGTATTCTGAAGAGCAActtggagaaagagagagagtacAGCAAGATGATGTCTGGGGAGCTTGATGCACTGAGAATTAGGGTGAGAGAGCTGGAGGCTGTTGAGGGTCGGCTAGAATCAAGTGAAATGATTGTTAGACAAGACCTGGGCAAGCTCCGAGCGCTGACTGCGGCTCTGGTGGAGGACAGAAAAAGTATGGCAGAGAAGCTCCGACAGGCAGAGGAAAAAGTGAGTAAGAAAGAGAGCAAGAAAAATGAGCAAGGTAATTTGGCAATGATGACAGAGAGGCTGAGAGAGGAAAGGCAGCTGGCACTAAGATCTAAGGCTGATTTAGAAGAGAAGATTAAGGACATTATGAAGGAAAAGGATGAGCTCAGAGACAGCCTAaaaacagaggaggagaagaacagGGAGCTGCAGAGTAAAATAAccacaatgaaaaaaaagttaagccTCTTTGAGAACAGGAGGGAAAAAGCAGAGAAGTACACAAGCAACACCACCCATTTGTGCCAAACAGAGGACAACAAAGTTAAAGAGCTGACTAAAGAGCTTGATGAGCTGCAGAAGAGACTCCAGAACAAGGAGGTATTGGAGACAGAACTGCTGAAAGTGGAAGAAGACTTAGAGGCCCTAGAAAGGAGGTTGAATGATGAAAGGAGAAGGTCACAAGTTTTAACAGAAGAGCTAGAGGAGGCAAAGAAGGAACTTTCCAGCTACAAgcatggagaaaaagaagaagtcaACAAGGAGCATCTTCTTCTTTGCCATCTTCAAAAAGAGCAAGTCAAATCCAGACTCCTAACCAGAGAAATGGATACCCTGAAGGAGAAACTCCAGCAGCTGATGAGGACAGAGGAGTCAATCTGCAAGGTTCAGATGGATCAGTCAACACTGCAGAAAAAACTGAGCCAGCAAGAAGCAAAGAACAAAGAGCTGGCCCAGCAGATGGAGAAATTGACGAGAGAGCTCAACGGTTATAGGCAAATGAAGAACTGGACGCCTGGAACCAATAACCACTTCTCAGATCTTCATCAGACCACCAAAGAAGTGCAAACTGATTCTGGAGAAAACCTTATTTCAACTCGCAACATGCACATCGAGAGATTAAGTGAGGTAAACACCGACAAGCATCTAAACCCAAATACTGAAGTAACAAATAGAGAAAGCACTCTTGTCAGCAGCATCAACAACTTCAACACTGCAAATAACAGCATGAACAGCCATGCAGAAGTGGATATGCAGCAAACAGTTAACGGAGAGGTGATGATGCTGACGCACACACCAGGGCAGCCCTTACAAATTAAAGTTACACCACATCACATGATCAGCACAGCCACGCTTGAGATTACCAGCCCTTCTGGAGACACTAGCACTGCCACTATCCCAACAAGTGGGGCCTCACCAAAGCAGAGAATTACCATCATTCAGAGCTCGAGTTCACCTGTGGCTAATCCTAAGAGTCCATCTTCAAGTCCTGACCGAACCCTTTCCCCAGTCAACGGAACACCCATCTCTCGAGTGCTCAGTCCAAAATCATCCCGCTCTGCAACACCTGACAACAACTCACCCATTCAGATCGTCACCGTCAGGACATGTTCTCCTGAGCCAACAGAAGCTGCAAATCCAGCTGTCTTCTGCAAGACTCCTGAGAGGTCCAACAGCTGGCAGCGTCAAATGTCCAACAGCAGTGATACAAGTCCCAACATCATTACAACGGAGGATAGCAAGATCCACATCCATCTGGGGAGCCCATACATCCACCCTCTCAATGGTATGGGCCAAAGCATCCCGCCACCTGTTGGGCCGTACTACCTTCGCCATGAGCAAAGGACTCAAGTAATTGCCAATGGATGTCACGTGAAAGGTGTTGGCAAGATCACAAGCAGCATCACCATCTCCCCTGCTAATGCTCATGCCTCACACTCAAACATCACCGTTAGTGGTCTTTATGATTAG